Below is a window of Tolypothrix bouteillei VB521301 DNA.
CTCAATCCCAAAGTTAGAAGTGGGTCTTTCTGATACAAACCAGAGTATTCTACGATTTGGTCTGTTCCTGTCCGTAAAGAGAATAGAATTACGCAGATGAAACCGCACAAATTCATGAACAGGTAAACAAACAGGTAAAAAATCATACTGGCATATCCAGCTTCAGTACCCGCTACCAAGCCAATCATGACAAATCCGGCTTGAGCAATGGAAGAATAAGCCAGCATCCGTTTCATACTGGTTTGGGCAAGGGCAACCACATTACCCAAAATCATACTTAAAACGGCGAGGGCGGTAAAGACAAACTTCCATTCTTCGGTCACTAAGGGGAAGGCGCTTGTCAGCAGGCGAATAGCTAGGGCAAATCCAGCAGCTTTAGAACCAACGGATAAGAAAGCAATCACTGGAGTCGGTGCGCCTTCGTAAACGTCTGGTGTCCATTGGTGGAAGGGAGCGGCGGAAATTTTGAAACCAACTCCCGCAATGACAAACACCAAGGAAATGACCAAGCCCAGAGATTGACCAAATCCTGCTGTGGCAATTCCATTGGCGATCGCACTCAATTGTGTTTGTCCGCCGGATAAGCCATACAGTAGTGACACCCCATATAAAAACACTGCTGTGCTGGAAGCGCCAATCAACAGGTATTTGAGTGCTGCTTCATTGGAACGGGGGTCTCGCTTGGTATAACCTGTAAGCAAATAAGAGGATATACTGAGGGTCTCTAGGGAGATGAAAATCATCACTAGCTCGCTAGCCCCTGATAAAAACATTCCGCCAAGGGTAGCGGTTAGCAAAATCGCTATGAACTCGGCTATTGCAGTCCCGCTTTGTTCGACATAGCGAATCGACATCAAAATTGTCACGGCAGCAGACAAAACGATGATACCGCGAAAGACGATACTGAGGTCGTCACTATTAAAAGCACCAAGAAAGGAAATGGGTTCTGTGTTATCCCATTGGAAATACAGGGCGACGACAGAAGTTAACAACCCCGCGATCGCTAGATATCCAATCGAGCGCGAGGATGTTCGCCCTGCAATCAAGTCAACAATCAAAACCCCCAAGAGGGTCAGAATGACAATTCCCTCTGGCAATATGGTTCCAGCATTTAACTGGGAAGCAAGATTAGCAAAATCCATGAGCTATGTAGGTTTTGGTTATGAGACGTTGAGATCCTACTGTGTTCATTCTATTGAATCATTGCTATCGTTGCACCAACAGTTGTCAGCCTTTGTTAATTGGCTATGGATACCATTAAGTTAAATTATGTTTAAGTTTAAACAGATAGATAAAATGTGCTATCTTTCTCGTACAATTTGTGCTTGTTCCCTTTGAAGAAGGTAGCTGTGCTGGAGGCAGAGGAGTCACTGCGGTGGTGAGGCAACACGATCGTTTTGGGGTTTCCCCACGAGCGGATGGCTGAAAGGGTTTCACGGGCTACAGCACCTGGTGTGGCATGAAAAACTTCTACTTTGCCCTCTGGGTTGCCAACAGAAGAATTCCCCGTTCCCTTCTTCATAACTTTTATTCCTTCCAATGGGATACAAATTTGAATAATGGCAATAGGCTTAATGTAGAACCTTGAGGGGGATTTTGAAAACAGCACTCGTCAAAGACGTCGATTATAAGTTAAAGATTAAAATAACTGGAAATTCTAACCCCTGCTAAACCCGCCTCTCCCTTTGGGATCGGCTTTGCCAACAAGCAGGTCTGAAATTTCAACCCAAGCAGACGGTTTGTGTCAGGATTAGATCGCATAATCCCATAGCGTAACGTTAAGTTCTACCGATACGCTCTTCATAATTTCTTTCAATTGATTATTTAGGCGAACAGCTATTCTTTTTTTGTAATTTCCATGTCAACTCTCGTCATCGTCGAATCTCCGACCAAAGCTCGTACCATTCGCAACTACCTCCCTGCCGGTTACCGGGTAGAAGCATCAATGGGACACGTGCGTGACCTACCTCAATCAGCTAGTGATATTCCCGCTAACGTCAAAGGAGAAGCATGGGCTCAACTCGGGGTAAATGTAGACGCCGACTTTGAGCCGCTCTATATTATCCCTAAAGATAAAAAGAAAGTTGTTACTCAACTTAAAGACGCTCTCAAAGAAGTAGATGAACTGATTCTGGCTACAGACGAAGACCGGGAAGGTGAAAGCATTAGTTGGCACTTATACCAGTTGCTCAAGCCAAAGGTTCCCACAAAGCGAATGGTGTTTCACGAGATCACTCAAGACGCCATCAAAAAAGCTTTAAAAAACTGCCGCAATATTAACGAACAAGTCGTTCGCGCCCAAGAAACCCGGCGGATTTTGGACAGGCTAGTGGGTTATACCCTGTCTCCTTTGCTGTGGAAAAAAATTGCTTGGGGACTGTCAGCAGGACGCGTGCAATCTGTAGCCGTGCGGCTTTTGGTGAAAAAAGAACGCCAGCGCCGTGCTTTCCGTCAAGGTTCCTACTGGGATTTGAAAGCAACGTTGACCCCCCCCGCTTCAACTAAAGGAGCAGCATTTGCTTCTCAACTGATTGCATTGAGAGGAGTTAGGGTCGCCAATGGCAGTGACTTTGATGCGGCGACAGGAAGAATTTCTAGCGATCGCAATGTTGTCCTGCTTAACCAAGCTGAAGCCCAAGCCCTTAG
It encodes the following:
- a CDS encoding NAD(P)H-quinone oxidoreductase subunit N produces the protein MDFANLASQLNAGTILPEGIVILTLLGVLIVDLIAGRTSSRSIGYLAIAGLLTSVVALYFQWDNTEPISFLGAFNSDDLSIVFRGIIVLSAAVTILMSIRYVEQSGTAIAEFIAILLTATLGGMFLSGASELVMIFISLETLSISSYLLTGYTKRDPRSNEAALKYLLIGASSTAVFLYGVSLLYGLSGGQTQLSAIANGIATAGFGQSLGLVISLVFVIAGVGFKISAAPFHQWTPDVYEGAPTPVIAFLSVGSKAAGFALAIRLLTSAFPLVTEEWKFVFTALAVLSMILGNVVALAQTSMKRMLAYSSIAQAGFVMIGLVAGTEAGYASMIFYLFVYLFMNLCGFICVILFSLRTGTDQIVEYSGLYQKDPLLTLGLSIALLSLGGIPPLAGFFGKIYLFWAGWQAGQYGLVLLGLITTVVSIYYYIRVVRMMVVKEPHEMSDAVKNYPEVRWNLPGYRPIQVGLIATLIATSVIGILSNPIFTVANNSVANTPILQSITHPIVKAETVPTLVEENSISLNP